One region of Bacillus pumilus genomic DNA includes:
- a CDS encoding methionine ABC transporter ATP-binding protein, with protein sequence MIHLQNVSKTYYSKSGNVDAVKDVNLDIDKGEIFGIIGYSGAGKSSLIRLLNGLELPTEGIVEVAGNRINEVSNAKLRKARQEISMIFQHFNLLWSRTVRQNIMFPLEIAGVPTSKRRERANELIKLVGLEGKENAYPSQLSGGQKQRVGIARALANDPKVLLCDEATSALDPQTTDSILDLLADINKRLGLTIVLITHEMHVIRKICHRVAVMENGRIVEEGEVLRVFRQPKEEMTKRFVQQLAEPEEAKETIEHVLERVKEGQVVRLSFIGDSAEQPLITEIIRSFKVDVNILQGKISQTQEGAFGTLFIHINGEETEVEKAIAYIQSKQVEIEVMTHV encoded by the coding sequence GTGATCCATTTACAGAATGTATCAAAAACGTACTACTCAAAAAGTGGAAATGTTGACGCAGTAAAAGACGTCAACTTAGATATTGATAAAGGTGAAATATTCGGAATTATCGGGTATAGCGGTGCCGGAAAAAGCTCGCTTATTCGCCTATTAAACGGTCTGGAGCTGCCAACAGAAGGAATTGTTGAAGTGGCAGGCAACCGGATCAATGAAGTATCGAATGCGAAACTTCGGAAAGCAAGACAAGAAATCAGCATGATTTTCCAGCACTTTAACCTACTTTGGTCAAGAACAGTGAGACAAAATATTATGTTCCCGCTTGAGATCGCAGGTGTACCTACATCGAAACGGAGAGAGCGTGCGAATGAACTGATTAAATTAGTCGGTTTAGAAGGAAAAGAAAATGCGTATCCGTCTCAGCTTAGCGGCGGACAAAAGCAGCGTGTGGGGATTGCGAGAGCATTAGCAAATGATCCAAAGGTTCTTCTTTGTGACGAAGCAACATCAGCGCTTGATCCGCAAACAACGGATTCTATCCTTGATCTTTTAGCGGATATCAATAAACGTTTAGGGCTGACAATTGTGCTCATCACACACGAAATGCACGTCATTCGCAAAATTTGTCATCGCGTCGCGGTCATGGAAAATGGACGCATTGTCGAAGAAGGCGAAGTATTACGCGTCTTCAGACAGCCGAAGGAAGAGATGACGAAGCGATTTGTACAGCAGCTTGCTGAACCAGAGGAAGCGAAAGAAACAATCGAACACGTCTTAGAGCGAGTAAAAGAAGGTCAGGTCGTACGGTTGTCCTTTATTGGCGATTCTGCCGAGCAACCGCTCATCACTGAAATCATTCGATCCTTCAAGGTCGATGTAAACATCCTTCAAGGAAAGATTTCTCAAACGCAGGAAGGCGCGTTTGGAACACTCTTTATCCATATTAATGGAGAAGAGACCGAGGTTGAAAAAGCCATCGCCTATATCCAAAGTAAACAGGTTGAAATTGAGGTGATGACACATGTTTGA
- a CDS encoding SCP2 sterol-binding domain-containing protein gives MEKVKTHGNTGQRLLLKPLLSSSSLKITFEAETDSCTLIVDERGEVKKLPAIELSDLIFYGERKEILQLLDGDMSLQQLISRGQVKVKGSFRALLRLEAVLWLTNGFFRKMIT, from the coding sequence GTGGAAAAAGTGAAAACCCATGGAAACACAGGGCAGCGATTATTGCTAAAACCGCTGCTCTCATCATCATCCTTGAAGATTACATTTGAGGCGGAAACTGACTCTTGTACATTGATTGTGGATGAGCGTGGTGAAGTGAAGAAACTACCTGCAATTGAGTTATCGGATCTCATCTTTTATGGTGAGAGAAAAGAAATACTTCAATTATTAGATGGAGATATGTCCTTACAGCAGTTAATTAGCAGGGGACAAGTGAAAGTAAAAGGGTCATTCCGTGCGCTCCTAAGACTAGAGGCGGTACTTTGGCTGACGAACGGTTTTTTTCGAAAAATGATAACTTAG
- a CDS encoding thioredoxin family protein, with amino-acid sequence MKEIEEHEFKEIKDDLFLLYLYTPFCGTCQLAKKMLAVVDTMQPDVPFYENNLNYSPGFAKAFEIESVPCFLLFKKGELVQKGYAFHSVPYLHEMIETAK; translated from the coding sequence ATGAAAGAGATTGAAGAACACGAATTCAAGGAGATAAAGGACGATTTATTTCTTTTATACTTATATACACCGTTTTGCGGAACATGTCAGCTGGCAAAGAAAATGCTGGCTGTCGTAGACACCATGCAGCCGGATGTACCTTTTTATGAAAATAACTTAAACTACTCACCAGGCTTTGCGAAGGCTTTTGAGATCGAAAGCGTTCCTTGCTTTCTACTGTTTAAAAAAGGTGAGCTGGTGCAAAAAGGCTATGCCTTTCACTCCGTACCATATCTTCATGAAATGATTGAAACCGCTAAATAA
- a CDS encoding toprim domain-containing protein — MNVEVEKVIIVEGKTDKQKLKEVISEPVTIICTNGTISTSKLDQLVDELLGKDVYILADSDDAGDKLRKQFRKEFPEAFHLFVDRTYREVAASPSAHIASILLAANIDVHSKYL, encoded by the coding sequence ATGAATGTAGAGGTAGAAAAGGTCATCATTGTAGAAGGTAAAACAGACAAACAAAAGCTAAAAGAAGTCATAAGTGAACCTGTTACCATCATTTGCACCAATGGCACGATCAGTACATCGAAGCTGGATCAGCTCGTAGACGAATTATTGGGGAAAGACGTTTACATATTAGCAGACAGTGACGATGCAGGCGACAAACTGCGGAAGCAATTTCGAAAAGAATTCCCTGAAGCATTTCATCTTTTTGTCGACAGAACGTACCGCGAAGTGGCCGCTTCACCGTCAGCCCACATTGCATCTATCCTATTAGCTGCAAACATTGATGTTCATTCGAAATATTTATGA
- a CDS encoding YusG family protein, whose translation MSFQKEHVDITDHVTGRFKESGMVLYHQNEEIGTMISENQYELKSGYSYEQNRFYRLTDTLTHGTEKYVDCDDENGWC comes from the coding sequence TTGTCTTTTCAAAAAGAACATGTGGATATAACAGATCATGTCACTGGACGATTCAAAGAAAGCGGCATGGTGCTGTATCATCAAAATGAAGAGATTGGCACGATGATTAGTGAAAACCAATATGAGTTAAAATCAGGTTATTCCTATGAGCAAAATCGTTTTTATCGTCTGACGGATACATTGACCCACGGAACAGAAAAATATGTAGACTGTGATGATGAAAATGGCTGGTGCTAA
- the gcvH gene encoding glycine cleavage system protein GcvH produces the protein MSTPKDLRYSEEHEWVKVEGDKVRIGITHFAQSELGDIVFVELPEVGDKITADEPFGSVESVKTVSELYAPINGTIVEVNDELDDSPEFVNDSPYEKAWMIVVEPADTSEIENLMTAEQYEEMTKED, from the coding sequence ATGAGCACACCAAAAGATTTACGTTATTCAGAAGAACATGAATGGGTCAAAGTAGAAGGAGATAAGGTGCGTATCGGTATTACGCATTTTGCTCAATCTGAGCTAGGCGATATCGTGTTCGTTGAGCTTCCTGAAGTAGGAGACAAAATTACAGCGGACGAGCCTTTCGGAAGTGTAGAATCAGTGAAAACAGTTTCTGAGCTTTACGCACCGATCAACGGTACAATCGTCGAAGTGAACGATGAGCTGGATGACAGCCCTGAATTCGTCAACGACTCTCCATACGAAAAAGCATGGATGATCGTGGTAGAGCCAGCTGATACATCTGAAATTGAGAACTTGATGACTGCTGAGCAATATGAAGAAATGACAAAAGAAGACTAA
- a CDS encoding arsenate reductase family protein, with translation MALDFYEYPSCGTCRKAKKWLEEHNKDINSIHIVEETPDKETLKALYEKSGLELKKFFNTSGQKYRELQLKDQLPAMSEGEQLELLASNGMLIKRPITTDGKRVTVGFNEDTFKSVWK, from the coding sequence GTGGCTTTAGATTTTTATGAATACCCATCTTGCGGTACATGCCGAAAAGCAAAAAAATGGCTGGAAGAACACAATAAAGATATCAACAGCATACATATCGTCGAAGAGACGCCTGATAAAGAAACATTAAAAGCGCTTTACGAAAAAAGTGGCTTAGAGCTGAAGAAGTTCTTTAATACAAGCGGACAGAAATACCGAGAGCTACAGCTGAAAGATCAACTTCCTGCAATGTCAGAAGGCGAGCAGCTAGAATTACTCGCATCTAACGGAATGCTGATCAAGCGCCCGATTACAACAGACGGTAAACGAGTCACAGTTGGATTTAATGAAGATACATTTAAAAGCGTCTGGAAATGA